CGCGATGGGCGGCTCCACCAACACGATCCTGCACCTGCTGGCCGCCGCCCAGGAGGCCGGAGTGCCCTTCGGCCTGGAGCAGATCGACGCCGTCTCGCGCCGTGTGCCGTGCCTGGCGAAGGTCGCGCCCAACGTCGCCAAGGACCGCACGTACTACATGGAGGACGTGCACCGCGCCGGCGGTATCCCGGCCCTGCTCGGCGAGCTGCACCGCGCGGGCCTGCTCAACGAGGACGTGCACGCCGTCCACAGCCCGTCGCTGGCCGACTGGCTCAAGACCTGGGACGTCCGCGGTGGCTCCCCCTCCGCCGAGGCGGTCGAGCTGTGGCACGCGGCCCCGGGCTGCGTCCGCTCCGCCGAGGCCTTCTCCCAGTCCGAGCGCTGGGAGGCGCTGGACGAGGACGCGGAGGGCGGCTGCATCCGCTCCGCCGAGCACGCGTACTCGAAGGACGGCGGCCTCGCGGTCCTCAGGGGCAACCTCGCCGTCGACGGCTGCGTCGTGAAGACGGCCGGTGTCGACGAGTCGATCTGGACCTTCGAGGGTCCGGCGGTCGTCTGCGAGTCGCAGGAGGAGGCCGTCGAGAAGATCCTCAACAAGCAGGTGACGGACGGTGACGTCGTCGTCATCCGCTACGAGGGCCCCAAGGGCGGCCCCGGCATGCAGGAGATGCTCTACCCGACGTCGTTCCTCAAGGGCCGCGGCCTCGGCAAGACCTGCGCGCTGATCACCGACGGCCGCTTCTCCGGCGGCACGTCGGGCCTGTCGATCGGCCACGCGTCCCCCGAGGCGGCCTCCGGCGGCACCATCGCCCTGGTCGAGGACGGCGACCGCATCCGCATCGACATCCCGAACCGCTCGATCGAGTTGCTCGTCGACGACGCGGAACTGGCGCGCCGGACGAAGGCGCTGAACGGGGCGTACGCCCCCAAGAAGCGCGACCGCAAGGTGTCCGCCGCCCTGCGCGCGTACGCCGCGATGGCGACCAGCGCGGACAAGGGCGCGGTGCGGGACGTCAGCAAGCTGGGCTGAGACATGTGAGCGAGGGGGCCGCCTGTGACGGGGCGGCCCCCTTTCGCATGTCCTCACCACCCCGCCGCGCGGCTCCCGTCCACCCCGAACAGCACCCCGTCCGGCGCCCCCGCGAACACCTTCCCGTCCGCCGCCACCGGCAACGGCAACCCGGACACCACCGCCCCGCGAGCCGCCCCCGGCCGCGCGTCCGTCTGCCCCAGCAGCGCCCCCCGCGCTGCGTCGACGGCGACGAGCCGCCCGTCCCCGGCGCTGAAGTACAGCCGCTTCCCGGCCACGACCGGCGCCGACGGGAAGCTGACGGACGTCTCCAGCCGCCACCGCTGCTCCGACGCGGCCGTGTCCACCGCGGTCAGCGCGCCGTCGGCGCCCAGCAGATACACGGTGTCCTGCGCCACGACCGCCTGCGCCCCCGCCACCGGAAAGCGCAGGGCGACCCGGCGCTGTGTGCCCTGCGCGGCGTCGTACCGCACGACGGCGTCCGTGTCCGCGTACGTCGCCGACGTAGACGTGAACCACAGCACGCCATCCCGCGCGCCCACCAGGCCGAGCGCGCCCTCCAGCCGCCGCTGCCACCGCACGGCGCCGGTCTGCGGGTCCACGGCGGTCACCCGGGTCCCGGCCCCGTCCGCGTCCACCGCGTACGCGACCCGCCCGCCGTACGACTGGAACACCGGCTGGGTCAGCCCGGCGACCTCCTGCCGCCACATCCGCTCGCCCGTGGCCGCGTCCAGCGCGGTGACCGTCGAGTCGGGGCCGGTGAGCAGGACGGCCCCGCCGACGTGCGCGATCCGGCCGTCGTAGCGGGCGATGTCCTGGCTCCAGACGGTGTCGCCGGTCGCCGGGTCGAGCGCGGCGAGACGCCGGCCGCCCTCGGAGACGACGTGCAGCAGGCCGCCCGCGAGCACGGGCGGCTGGACGTTGCCGTCGGCGCGCTGCCCCGAGTCCGCCCGCGCCCACTCCACCGT
This region of Streptomyces chromofuscus genomic DNA includes:
- the ilvD gene encoding dihydroxy-acid dehydratase, whose product is MPELRSRTVTHGRNMAGARALMRASGVPGADIGRKPIIAVANSFTEFVPGHTHLQPVGRIVSEAITEAGGIPREFNTIAVDDGIAMGHGGMLYSLPSRDLIADSVEYMVEAHCADALVCISNCDKITPGMLMAALRLNIPTVFVSGGPMESGRATLVDGTVRTLDLVDAISDAVNDKISDEDILRIEENACPTCGSCSGMFTANSMNCLTEAIGLSLPGNGSVLATHTARKQLYVDAARTVMDLTRRHYEQDDDTVLPRSIATFAAFENAMALDIAMGGSTNTILHLLAAAQEAGVPFGLEQIDAVSRRVPCLAKVAPNVAKDRTYYMEDVHRAGGIPALLGELHRAGLLNEDVHAVHSPSLADWLKTWDVRGGSPSAEAVELWHAAPGCVRSAEAFSQSERWEALDEDAEGGCIRSAEHAYSKDGGLAVLRGNLAVDGCVVKTAGVDESIWTFEGPAVVCESQEEAVEKILNKQVTDGDVVVIRYEGPKGGPGMQEMLYPTSFLKGRGLGKTCALITDGRFSGGTSGLSIGHASPEAASGGTIALVEDGDRIRIDIPNRSIELLVDDAELARRTKALNGAYAPKKRDRKVSAALRAYAAMATSADKGAVRDVSKLG